The genomic window GGTAACTTTTTATGAAGTAATATTCTATATTGCTacgacaataacaacagcaaaacttttattttaatgataGTAAAATCTTAAAAAGTGTCGGTGTGGTTTATAACGATAaaaattctgccgagttgacagtccttgaacGGATAAAAAATCCGGAACGgacggttacgtagacccgactgaacaggcttttagtttatttattggTGTTTATTATTTGGGCATAAATAACCTCAATGAATATCAAATAACGTTCTGAAATTTCTGCATGCCTCAAATAATTggttttatgtaatttttaaaacactattattataaataaatgtgtgtgtttttatcaaattattttcccCTTTCAGGAATATAAGCAAAAGCTCAATCGAATGGTTGCCGTACAAAAGGAAATTCGCGATCATTTATCGAATTTGCCAGATCTAACGCAGTTACCGGATGTGACTGGTGGCCTGGCGCCACTACCATCAGCCGGCGATCTCTTCAATAtacattaataattattataatttaaatggtTTCCTTAAATGttatgcaaatttaattattctacTGGTAACTACATAAAAATcacttaattatatatatttagaccaaaaattataaaagaaaagaaatattctagaaacaacaaaatgttgcaaagtTTCCATTAAAATTTCTCAATTATTAGCGATTAAAGCTTTTGGAATAAAACTCGCTCGATATGGCTGAAATATGCATAGAAacaagtacataagtatgtacgtatatataaaatatatgagtttgatttgaaagcaaatttatttcatttatgtttttgttgtgctgtgATTTACCTTctctttatatgtataatgtgcagaataatatttaaagaacATTGTAGGGTCTTCTGAAGTGTATCTCTAGTACCCAAAACTATGGCTGAAAGTTGTTTACAACAATAACACTTTAGTGCATTGCCGCGATAGCCTGTCCATTCCACTTCTCAACGAACGCAATTATATCAGCAACCTTACTGCCAGGCGACATTTTGAGTGCAACCGTAAATTTGCTCCACACATCACGATTAGCTTGACGACTGGACGATTGAAAAGTAACTGGCTGACGTCCACGTACTGGATAAGCACTTAATATGCAAGGTTGTTCGTCCGATCCCAAGGCAGACTCATATAGACCACGATCGTCGGTGGGCAGCACCTTGGTTTTGGTGAGCGCAGAATAtagacaaattttaaatatgaagGGTGGTTGACAAAATTGTGAGGACGAATAAGCGCAAagcacaattaaaaaaaataataaagaacaaGCAAATACACTTAGGCTACACCAGAGATATAATACCCTTCTTTTTGCGggaaaataataacactaaaataactctttttccaaaaaagtaacaaaagtacaaaacaaataaaattattctccAAGAAAGAGACAAAGAACTGCTTACCTGATCCACCTGTTGATCCATGCTTATAGCCAGCACCCATTCGCGCACCTCCTCATGCAAATTGGGATCGTTCTTCAGATGTAAGTCCTCCGGCAATGGTACTGAGCTTGGAAAATCTGTTGCCGCCAAATCGGAGTGATCCACAAGATGTCCGGAACCCTCTTCAATAGCTTCACACACATCCAAATAGTGATTGAGCATAACAAAAGCTTCCGCTTCACGACCAGCATTACGCAGATCTATGCCTGCCTCATAGAAACCCTTATCCACCGGTATGATATCGGTGTAGCGCAACAATGCAATCGAAATACGCGCAGCAATCGGATGCAACGACTGCACGGGTCTACAAGCGGAACGTACTGCATAGTAATGACTAATAAGTAAGAACTTGTCCATATTTTTAGCGGTCTGTGTCTGCGCATGCTCCGAGGACTGTAGAGACTTCGTCAGTTTGTAGAGAAAGTCGCGTAAGTTACGCCACTGATCATCCTTGGCCTGTTCCTCGCGCAAGGCAAAGCAATCCATTGCTATGCGTGTGTAGATATTGAAATTTGCCTCCAAAGGCGGTGCGCCATAAGTCAAATAGAGACTCAAAGCGGTCAAACAATCACCTTCGCGTATAAGCTGTGCGGCATACAACGCCACATATTTTTGTAAGACTGCTGCACTTATTTGTTTGGCCTTATCGAGGCAGCGTAACCACTGACCCTGCTCGGCGAGCATGTCCAAAGCGCTCATGATGTCTGCATGATGAAAGGAGTGagaaagattttatatttaaagttcGTAATAGATATGCTCACCGATATCCGCCAATTGTTCGACGTTGCCTTCGGTCTTGAGACGTGACTTCTGCTGCTGTTCGACGTAAGCCATTAGTTCGGGATCCAATTCCTTCGCCAGACGTCTGGCTTTCGACCATTGTTCGGCACGTATGAAAACCTCGACAGCATCTTTGGGCATATCTGCCGCCAAATACAGTTGCGCAGCCGGAccaatttgtttgatttgtaaAAGACGCGGCCCCAACTGAGTTGCTACATCGACAGCGTCCTTACCCTCTAAAAATTGATTGCAGATTTCCGCAGCTCTAACAAGCGCACGCTCCACTGTAGTCGCATCGTCTGTATTTGTGGCGTCAATTTGCATTAGACACTCTGCGGCTTTACGAAACTCTTCACGCTTCGCGAATTCAGCGGCTTTCTGCAGATAAGCACGCGAAGCATCGTTTTGTTCGTTGTTACGACGCTGTTCTTGTGCCTGTAGACGCCGTAAATCATTCATCGCCGATGGATAATGCTCCTCGGCTATGCGTAGCGCCTCGTCGAACATGCCTTCGTTCTTATAATGATCGATTATCATATCCGGACGTTGTGCGCGCAGTAGCAGCGCTTCGTAGTCGGGATAGTTGCGCGTGTCCAAAGCAGCCGATGCTTGCCCGATTAATATTTCATTCACCGCCTCCGGCAGATGTGACTCAGCTACATTCAGTGCTGCCTTCCAATCGCCCGCATGCGTGTACATCAGTATGGCCTCTTTGGGCTTATTAGCTTTGATGAACTCCGTTTCGGCCTCCTCGAATTTACCTTCATCCTCGAAAGACATGGCGATTTTTAAGTGTACCTCATCGGTGGATTTGCCAGCTAAGCGACAAAGATCCATCGCGAAATCGAATTGTCCCGAATCGCAGGCGAAACCCACCGCCGTGTCCAGTAAACCGAGTTTGGTAAGCAAACGCACGGCGCTCTCTATCGGCATGGACTTTGCCCACATGTAGGCGACCTGGTTACTTGCGCCCTCAGTACCTTTCTGCTTAGCGACACGATAGCCATCTTCCCAGCGACCAGACGAACAATACATATGCACTGCCGACTTCCAATCGCCCGAAGCAATAAAATGCACTTCGGCAATTTTAAACTTGCCCTTCGACTCAAGTTGCCTAGCCAAATGTAGGTGAGTTGTATCCAAGAGATCTTTGTGAAAACGCTCCACTAGCCGTATCATGGAGTCATAGAGCTCGCGACGTTTGTACATTGCAATCGCCAAATCCGGTTCGGACACAGCCAATAAAACCTTCTCCGCATCGCGATACTTACCTAAAgtggtataaatttaaaattaattctagTTAAATCGTTACCACGTCTGAAATTACCTTGTTCCTCCAAACCTGCCGCCAAATTGACAAACAAGTCACGCATCTCCTCAGCTTGCAGATATTTCTCACCAATCGCATACGCCCGTTCCCACTTACCGTGACGATTGAGCAGCTCGATGGCCTCCTTATACATGTTAGCGCGTACGAGCAGGTCTTCAGCGCCATCGACATCGCCAGCAAATGCCAAATGCTTGGAGAGATCTAGCGCATAGCGTTGAATTTCGGCTGGCTCGTCGAGCACCTTAGCGATTTGCACCGCTTTCCGCCATTGCTTGGCACCGACAGCAGCTTCGAGTGCCTTTTGTGTGGCACCAGCTTCGATGTAGTGATTGATAGAAGCGTCCAACTGTTTGCGTGCCACCAACCAATCGCCCCACTCCTCTTCTAGGCTTGTTACATCGCCTGGTGCGACTTCACGCGCCAAATCCAGAGCTCGAGCATAAGTACCACCTTTGCGATACAAACCGAGTGCAGCTTCGGGACGTGAGAGTTTCAGTGCAATGTCGCCAGCCATCTCGTAGAGTTCTGAAGAGGTTACATGTAACATTTTTTgggtttggtaaaaaaaaataagggaaggtcgaaatataaaattacgaaAGTGAGAGATCAGTCTCAAAAGGTCAGGAGACCACAATTTAAGTAACCAAAGCCtccattgcaataatttttgaCTCTCTCTCGTTTACTTATCAAAGGTGAACTCGTATCTTTGATAACTTACCACAATTTACTAGTCCTTCTGTGATTTTCAGCATCAATTGCTGATCGTCCATAAGATGTGGAGTTTTCATGGCCAAGCGTGCGGCACGCGCGGGCTTGCTAGccttcaaatataaatttaaggCCTTCTCTGGCTCTTCATGTTCTTCCAACACTTGTCCGGCTTTCTCTTCCTGCCCGGTAGATAAAAGAAACTCCATTTGTTGTTCTTTCAAAAGCTCTAGACCACCGTAACCGCGTCGCTCAGCCAAACTGACCGCCTCATCCCACATACGCAGTTTCTTATACATTTCCAAAGCCGCTTCGATGTCGCCTTGCTCTAGATAAATACGCTCCGCCGTGCGTAGATCGGAACTCAAGAGCGCAAGTTTAGCGCGCACCTGAGGACACATAATGCCTGGTGTGCCCGTAGATTCCTCAAATTTATCAGCCTCTTCTATCATTTCATTCAAATAGTATGCCTTTGAGACATTACCCAGTGCGGCGTAGCAACGTTGCGCCACCCGAAGATTGCCATCTTCAATCGAAATGACTGCGAGATTGTGCCACATGGCTTTGGCAGCGGGTTTGTCGCCTAGCGTCTCCAGAAAATGTATAGCGCGTCCAAAGTCACTATCGTTGACGGCGGTGCCGAACTCAACCAAACCTTCATCCAGTTGATATGTGTGCTCTGCCGGACCCTCCTGCGAGCGGACCATTGTACGACCCTAATTTTTGTGAGGAAAGTATCAAGTCGTGCTTAGTTAAAGACCTAAATTTGGTGCATACCGAGTCGCGTGACACTTCCATGACATCTCCTCTGATAGCCATTAGGGTGACATGTTCGGGTAAGTCTATATTATACCAGACAGCtaagttgttattgttttgtgcTACAACAACGTCGCTTTGTGGCACCCATTGTACGAATGAGATGTTCGAGAGTAGAGTTTGCTTCTTGCCGGTGTATATGTCGATCAAGACTAATCTAAAGAGTGGAGCTAGGCAATTTAAGGCAGCTCTTTAAAGTCTATATGCTAAATACCTGAGTTTCTTATCGCGGAAAAGCAGTTTATGAGCCGTCTCACTCAATTCGATCCAATCGATTTTCGTCTCGTGGTTCACCTGTCCAATAATAACTTGGTTTATTAGGTCCACTATGCATATGGTTTTGGCGTCGAGGAGGAACGCCAGTTTTTTGTTATTCCTAGAAGTTCAAAAGTcgagtatttatatttatattttctttttaataaaagtcGTGCTTACTTCGTGTTGCCACGCTCATTCAAGCGCACCGAAATAACATGTGGATTCACAAATTCTGTACGCACAGAACCCAAGATCGTACTTTCACCATACTCTACCAGACTAAGTTCGCCCACATTGAaaatcaaacaaacattcgGGTTTTCAAAATAGAAACGTTCGTGTCGACCCGATGTGGTCCACGGCACTTCGCTGACCAGATTGCGTGTGAGATCACACAAGATCATAGAGTCTTCCGTGCGAGCGACTAAGTAATTGTCTTTACCCATTATGCGTACATCGTCGATTTCCAGCCCGAGCTGGGATTCAATAGTCATTTGTTCGGCCGGCTCTTGCAGCGACTTCACTAACAGCTGACTGGGCGCGACGAAGATCAATTCAAATTTGTCTTGCCAAATGGTGCGTTTCAGCACCGATTCAAAGAGTATAACGGCACCGGTCACCGAGGCGATTGCCAAGCTTTAGAAAAAGAGAAAAGagcataataaaatttaaagtacCATTTTTTCAACAGACTCACCGCGCGCCATCACGACGCCACTGCACACAGGTTACCGTATAGAAATGATTTATCTCTTTCGTTGCGCTCTCATTCCAATCGGCTAAACGTGGACTCCATGTGAATATGCGTATCTTGTCATAGCTACCAAATGCTACAGCCTGACCGTTGGGACTTGCGGCGGCAACAGTGATCTCACGATCGCTACGCGAATAATCGAAGCTGCGTACCGGACGTCCCTGTAAGACACGAAATTTTAGAGTTATGTTTTCACAATTTTGACAGCTTTCGCGAAAAGCTTACCACTGTGTCGTAGAATATGATTTTCTGATCACAACCGCCAGCGCAGAAGCCCCCCTGCGGCCAAGCCAAAGCAAATGGTGGCACTGGATGTTGTACTAAACGTCCCGACGACTCATTCGCATCTTCGGTGATGAAAAAACGTATTATTGTGCCATCATTGTGACCAGACAGAAAGCCAGTGCCTTTGGTATTGGGCGCCAACGATATGCAGATGCTATCGGCTGCGTATAAACTCTGCGACTTATTGCTTTTGCAATGGAGCGCACGTACTTTGCCATCGTCGAGTCCTAGCAAGATGCGAAACTTAAGTTTTTGTTGTGTATTGAACTAACTAGATATCCTTATTAAGGGATCACACATTGAAGGGGGACTTAGGGGAAACTGATGAAATGATTTTTGACATCTTAATGTAGTTTTGGATCGTTCCTGTTTAAAAGCTAAGTTTAGTCGTCCGTTTTTGCTGGCTTTAATATGGAATTCTGTTGACTAAAGTTCGTTACGCAATAGAAATACGGGCTTACAACCTTGATTATTGATTCGAAATCTGACTCGACGAGTTGATTATAAGGGATCAAGTCGGATTCTTTCATCAAACTTCctgaatatatcaaaaaatctaaaatatgcCAATGGGGTTGGCACAAAAAATTAAGACTTGAGCAAAGATATTGCGAGATCTTGAGATCTTAGCAGTTTAGTCAGAAGTCTGTTACGAATTCCGATTAAAGTCAAATAAACTTATTGTCAGGTAGATCCGTTGGGTTCATCTGGTCTCTAGAACCGACTCATCCATTCTAATAAGTGTATTCACTTTCTTCCccattttttctaaactttaaataaaagtcACTAGCCTTACCAGCCGAAGAAGTCACAGTGTGTGTTACAGAAGTGTTTTACATACTAATAACTCCGTAAATATATACAGAAGTCCAAACGAACCCACCTGCAATGATAGCGCCTGTGGACAACCAAATTAAAGCGGTGACCGCACTCGCTTGTGGAAATTTATTGCAAATCACTTTCTTATCATTCCACGATTCGCCCAACTTGTACACATAGACGATGTTATCACTCTGACCCACAGCCAGCTTGGTGGAGTCCGGACTGAAGGCGAGACCGCGTATAACATAAGAGTTCTTGCCGTTCGCCGGGTTCGACGGTTTCGTTGAGAATTTATCGCGTCGCTCACCAGCATCGTCGAAGAGCAGTATGTGACGGTCCGCAGTGGCGATGGCCAGCTTTTGGTGATTCGGTGACCACGCCAGACCAGCAATGCGATTCAGTTGCTCCTAGGGGTATGCAATGCAGTCTTTACACGACAAACTATATGTGAATATTGAACACCGAACTCACCTGCCCGTCTAGCAGAGttctcaaatattttaactgcatttttaatgaatatttaatcAGTTAAATATATTAGATTTCGATTCTTATGAACTTCGTTGTgcaatttgtgaaaatttcttcaaaatgttttttctgtTGTGGTTACATTTGTCTTGACAGCGCTGGTGCCGTTGCTAGGGAGCTGCTAAATCGCTTTTGGTCAAATCCTTGCAGTCCAAATACGAAACACCACAAGTGGTTGCTGTCTGTGTAACGGTAACAAGTGGGTGTAAATTAAGggttgattttttgttttgttccgGCTTTCGTTTTCTCAATTCTTTTGGGACTGTTTATTTACTTCTAAAAGTATACTAGTATATGTGCTCTGCCTCTCTGCTGCTAACAGGTGTTCTAGCCAGGCTATATTGTTCAACAGGTCTTTTAAAGCTTCAATCTCGTATCAGCTGTTCGCCTAATGCTCGGCTAAGGTCACGAATTCAGTTAATTTAATAGCTCATCTTACTGGTTTCCAAACTTTTATTATGATATAGATATGTGTTAAAACTGTTTCGATGTGCAATTGTAATCCTTTTGTACCAATTTGACCTTCGGAGCTTGTAATCCTAATAAGCTCAACCCCTACGAGGTAAGCGGAACTATTTTTAAGTCTACTACGATATCCATATTTGAAAATGCTATTCTGATTATGGGTTGCTGAGACATTGTTCTATGATGACTGTACGACGTACAGTATCCACAGTTTGACGATCAGATCGTTATCTAGAGATTGAAGTCCTCATAACTTTATAAACTCACtaactttatcttgattttaattGGTTAGTTTGTAAGgtactatagtggtccgatattaaaaatttgttcggagaCTGTTGCTTTGCCTTGGACAGTAATCTATGCAAAATTCCTTAAGCCTACCTTACCAGTTCTCTCATGATTCACAGCTCGAACTGAGGGGTGATCCTAGTAGAGGTTCTtctttcaatagccttttttttgacagatcacgcatgacatgttgtcatgttatttttttcagtattgtttggcatttcatcatgcaAAGACGTACGTCttaataatgtttgtaaatcgTTCAACTCTATTACGAAAATTctcgttctgtaaagaatgagTTTCGTGcgcttatggtcaacataatcggtctcTTGAGCGTACTAtgcgcaacaccatcacccatcttgagacccagtattcattattgaataatattcgaccgaataggccacgtccagcacgctgtgaagaaaatatagcagctgtagctgagagtgtacaaaAAGAGCGTCCGGACCGGACCATCGAGCGGAGAGCCGaatcggcgccgttcgcagaaactcggactgacgagtggaacgacttggcgcattctacgtcgagattttaaattgaaatcgcAGCTTGTGCAAGACCTGAAGCCGCTTGACTTTCCCAAGTAACATCGCTTCACTTTATgagcttttgaaaaattccaagaagataCGCCGTTTTTGAGtctaattttgttcagcgatgtggcccatttctggctcaatgactatgtaaagaagcaaaattacctcatttgggacgaagagcaacctgaagtgATTCAAGGACTGCCATCcagaaaaagcaacggtttggtgtggcttcttggccggtggaatcatcggtccatatttcttcaaaaattattctggtgagaacgtaaccgtcaatggcgaccgttatcacgcTATGATAACTAACTCATTGATGCCTTCAAGCTCCTTATCTCCTTATCTTCCCGCacttcgcatcaatcaatggatttattgagagataaTTTCGGTgatcagataatttcacgttttgggcctgtcgattggccaccaagatcgtgtgataccaCGCCGTTAGACTTTTTGCTGTAGGaatgtgtaaagtctaaagtctatgcggacgaTTCCCGTTAGATTCAGGCTTTGGAACAAAATATCGctcgtgtcattcgccagttaccagctgaaatgctcgaacgagtcatcgaaaattgaactcaacgaatggactatctgagatgtggccgcggccaacatatgaaaaagataattttcgaaaaataaatgcaaaagaatgttcttttaataataataataaatattctccattaaattgtgaagtttctgtattttttctttaaaaaagtaaggaagatcgaaatggatcaccctttatgtTGCACAATTTTTTATCTGGACTCATAATAAACCTATCAAGAAACCCTTTATTATACCTTTCTGTATCTAACCTATATAAAAACATAGGTTTCAAAGCGTCCTAATCTCAGCACCATCCAGCGTGTGTTTGACTTTGAGAATATGTTTTCCCAAAATGGAGTTCGTCTATGATATTTCGGGCTGATTATGTCACAGTACCATCTAGTGagtgtattaaatatttatcacTTCTTTTTACCAATTCGGTTTGTGTCTAAGATATCAGCATTTACAACCATGGCGCCATCTGGCGAATTTTTGTACAATGTGGATACttcagtaaaaaataataaatcatacAAAACCGGGTAGTTTATATGAGTTTTTATTATGACCTGTGGCGCTATATtgcgaaatattgaaaataagatCTTTGAGATCTTCGCGAAAAATTTACTAACTTTATTAGTTGTAATTATACCAAAAACG from Bactrocera tryoni isolate S06 chromosome 5, CSIRO_BtryS06_freeze2, whole genome shotgun sequence includes these protein-coding regions:
- the LOC120777461 gene encoding intraflagellar transport protein 172 homolog; translation: MQLKYLRTLLDGQEQLNRIAGLAWSPNHQKLAIATADRHILLFDDAGERRDKFSTKPSNPANGKNSYVIRGLAFSPDSTKLAVGQSDNIVYVYKLGESWNDKKVICNKFPQASAVTALIWLSTGAIIAGLDDGKVRALHCKSNKSQSLYAADSICISLAPNTKGTGFLSGHNDGTIIRFFITEDANESSGRLVQHPVPPFALAWPQGGFCAGGCDQKIIFYDTVGRPVRSFDYSRSDREITVAAASPNGQAVAFGSYDKIRIFTWSPRLADWNESATKEINHFYTVTCVQWRRDGARLAIASVTGAVILFESVLKRTIWQDKFELIFVAPSQLLVKSLQEPAEQMTIESQLGLEIDDVRIMGKDNYLVARTEDSMILCDLTRNLVSEVPWTTSGRHERFYFENPNVCLIFNVGELSLVEYGESTILGSVRTEFVNPHVISVRLNERGNTKNNKKLAFLLDAKTICIVDLINQVIIGQVNHETKIDWIELSETAHKLLFRDKKLRLVLIDIYTGKKQTLLSNISFVQWVPQSDVVVAQNNNNLAVWYNIDLPEHVTLMAIRGDVMEVSRDSGRTMVRSQEGPAEHTYQLDEGLVEFGTAVNDSDFGRAIHFLETLGDKPAAKAMWHNLAVISIEDGNLRVAQRCYAALGNVSKAYYLNEMIEEADKFEESTGTPGIMCPQVRAKLALLSSDLRTAERIYLEQGDIEAALEMYKKLRMWDEAVSLAERRGYGGLELLKEQQMEFLLSTGQEEKAGQVLEEHEEPEKALNLYLKASKPARAARLAMKTPHLMDDQQLMLKITEGLVNCELYEMAGDIALKLSRPEAALGLYRKGGTYARALDLAREVAPGDVTSLEEEWGDWLVARKQLDASINHYIEAGATQKALEAAVGAKQWRKAVQIAKVLDEPAEIQRYALDLSKHLAFAGDVDGAEDLLVRANMYKEAIELLNRHGKWERAYAIGEKYLQAEEMRDLFVNLAAGLEEQGKYRDAEKVLLAVSEPDLAIAMYKRRELYDSMIRLVERFHKDLLDTTHLHLARQLESKGKFKIAEVHFIASGDWKSAVHMYCSSGRWEDGYRVAKQKGTEGASNQVAYMWAKSMPIESAVRLLTKLGLLDTAVGFACDSGQFDFAMDLCRLAGKSTDEVHLKIAMSFEDEGKFEEAETEFIKANKPKEAILMYTHAGDWKAALNVAESHLPEAVNEILIGQASAALDTRNYPDYEALLLRAQRPDMIIDHYKNEGMFDEALRIAEEHYPSAMNDLRRLQAQEQRRNNEQNDASRAYLQKAAEFAKREEFRKAAECLMQIDATNTDDATTVERALVRAAEICNQFLEGKDAVDVATQLGPRLLQIKQIGPAAQLYLAADMPKDAVEVFIRAEQWSKARRLAKELDPELMAYVEQQQKSRLKTEGNVEQLADIDIMSALDMLAEQGQWLRCLDKAKQISAAVLQKYVALYAAQLIREGDCLTALSLYLTYGAPPLEANFNIYTRIAMDCFALREEQAKDDQWRNLRDFLYKLTKSLQSSEHAQTQTAKNMDKFLLISHYYAVRSACRPVQSLHPIAARISIALLRYTDIIPVDKGFYEAGIDLRNAGREAEAFVMLNHYLDVCEAIEEGSGHLVDHSDLAATDFPSSVPLPEDLHLKNDPNLHEEVREWVLAISMDQQVDQVLPTDDRGLYESALGSDEQPCILSAYPVRGRQPVTFQSSSRQANRDVWSKFTVALKMSPGSKVADIIAFVEKWNGQAIAAMH